In the Manis javanica isolate MJ-LG chromosome 14, MJ_LKY, whole genome shotgun sequence genome, one interval contains:
- the LOC140845948 gene encoding olfactory receptor 14A2-like has protein sequence MVNATMAIGFLLQGFSEVWELQIVHGVLFLVVYLAVLMSNLLIITLIALDLQLQTPMYFFLKNLSLLDVFLVSVPIPKFIVNNLTHNTSISILGCAFQLLLMTSFTAGEIFVLTAMSYDRYVAICCPLHYEVFMSGGTCALMAAVSWVTGGLFGAVYTAGTFSMPFCGSNVIPQFFCDVSSLLRMSCSETPMIVYVSIGLGMCLGMSCFICIMISYIYIFSSVLKIPTTKSQSRAFSICLPHLIVFTIFIITACFVYLKPPSNSPSVTERLLSVIYTVVPPTVNPVIYSLRNKDMKQALMRLLHRTLGQDSHFM, from the coding sequence ATGGTCAATGCCACAATGGCCATAGGGTTTCTTCTTCAGGGGTTTTCTGAAGTCTGGGAGCTCCAGATTGTACACGGTGTGCTCTTCCTAGTGGTTTACCTGGCTGTCCTAATGAGTAACCTTCTGATCATCACTCTCATCGCCCTAGACCTGCAGCTAcaaacacccatgtacttcttcctgaagaatttgTCCTTACTGGATGTCTTCCTCGTGTCTGTCCCAATCCCAAAATTCATTGTCAACAACCTAACTCACAACACTTCAATTTCCATTTTGGGGTGTGCTTTCCAGCTACTTTTAATGACTTCCTTTACAGCAGGTGAGATATTTGTGCTCACTGCCATGtcttatgaccgctatgtggcgaTTTGCTGTCCCCTGCACTATGAGGTCTTCATGAGTGGTGGCACCtgtgccctgatggctgctgtttCCTGGGTTACTGGGGGGTTATTTGGAGCTGTGTACACAGCTGGCACATTTTCCATGCCCTTCTGTGGCTCCAATGTGATTCCacagtttttctgtgatgtctcCTCATTACTAAGGATGTCCTGCTCTGAAACACCAATGATAGTTTATGTGAGTATTGGACTAGGTATGTGTTTAGGCATGTCTTGTTTTATCTGTATCATGATctcttacatttatattttctccagTGTGCTGAAGATTCCTACCACGAAAAGTCAGTCTAGAGCTTTCTCCATATGCCTTCCCCATCTCATtgttttcaccatttttattatAACTGCCTGTTTTGTTTATCTCAAACCACCTTCAAACTCACCATCAGTTACTGAGAGGCTGCTTTCTGTGATCTACACTGTGGTACCTCCAACAGTGAACCCTGTAATCTACAGCCTCAGGAACAAGGACATGAAGCAGGCTCTGATGAGATTGCTGCATAGGACACTTGGCCAAGACTCTCACTTCATGTAA